One window from the genome of Hippocampus zosterae strain Florida chromosome 7, ASM2543408v3, whole genome shotgun sequence encodes:
- the LOC127604793 gene encoding sulfotransferase 1 family member D1-like, producing the protein MISSKAQRIVGRRKDFILTHCEGSLNTFGLSSVMSEKQAVIPRSHLVTVEGVRLPDHIAKTLEGVAAFSPHPSDILIDSYPKSGTTWTQEIVDLLLHNGDDRSSKRASIVKRHPFLEASTRLGKQSGLDLLKEMDPPRVIKTHLPLQLVPAGFWENKCKIIYIARNAKDTLVSYYHFLHMSKISPEPGPWEGFIHKFMRGELGWGSWYDHVKGYWEEREKRNILYLFYEDMKENPRREIERIMKYLDLYLPDDVISHIVEMTTFKNMEENPMVNYSFFGKEIFDQTISKFMRKGEIGDWKNHFTPEQSAEFDEDYQRKMKNVNIPFKAQF; encoded by the exons ATGATTAGCTCCAAAGCCCAAAGGATCGTTGGGAGGAGAAAGGACTTCATACTAACACACTGCGAGGGCTCTCTCAACACTTTCGGCTTGAGCTCAGTCATGTCAGAGAAGCAAGCGGTCATCCCGCGCTCGCACTTGGTCACAGTCGAGGGGGTTCGTCTTCCAGACCACATCGCCAAAACCCTTGAGGGAGTGGCGGCTTTCTCGCCTCATCCGTCGGACATCCTCATCGACTCCTACCCTAAATCAG GGACGACATGGACCCAGGAGATAGTTGACCTCCTTCTTCATAACGGAGATGATCGGAGCTCAAAACGAGCTTCCATAGTCAAGCGCCACCCTTTCCTCGAGGCTTCCACTAGGCTAGGCAAACAATCGG GTCTCGATCTCCTGAAGGAGATGGATCCCCCGAGAGTCATCAAGACGCATCTGCCGCTTCAGCTGGTTCCGGCCGGCTTTTGGGAAAACAAGTGCAAA ATAATCTACATCGCACGCAATGCCAAGGACACCCTGGTGAGCTACTACCACTTTCTTCACATGAGTAAGATCAGTCCTGAGCCCGGACCCTGGGAGGGATTCATCCACAAGTTCATGCGTGGAGAGC TGGGATGGGGCTCCTGGTACGATCACGTGAAAGGCTACTGGGAGGAGCGCGAAAAGAGGAACATCCTTTACCTGTTCTATGAAGACATGAAAGAG AATCCCAGACGTGAAATTGAACGAATCATGAAGTACCTCGACTTGTACCtccctgatgatgtcatcagccaCATTGTGGAGATGACGACCTTCAAGAACATGGAAGAGAACCCAATGGTCAACTATAGCTTCTTTGGCAAAGAGATTTTTGATCAGACCATCTCCAAATTCATGAGAAAAG GAGAAATCGGTGACTGGAAAAATCATTTTACGCCGGAGCAGTCGGCGGAGTTTGACGAGGACTACCAGAGGAAAATGAAGAACGTCAACATACCATTCAAAGCACAGTTCTAA